From a single Trueperaceae bacterium genomic region:
- a CDS encoding IS30 family transposase, protein MPSDGQGRRWPLRRVAARGTIRGVVLMRERPAEGVDRAAAGRGEGDLMIGKDGRSAMGTLVERSTRVVMLLHLPHRQTAAQVRDALAVRKAERPATLRTVLTWDQGKAMSEHARFPVDAGVHVFDCDLHRPWQRGSNEHANGRLRPSFPKAMEFDQVAQAHLDTVADGHNLRPRGGARRAGANLSAWAESCDDRWKTPSN, encoded by the coding sequence TTCGCGGGGTGGTCCTGATGCGCGAACGACCTGCGGAGGGTGTCGATCGTGCGGCCGCTGGTCGTGGGGAGGGGGATCTCATGATCGGGAAGGACGGGAGGAGCGCGATGGGGACGCTCGTCGAACGATCGACGAGGGTCGTGATGCTGCTGCACCTCCCGCACCGTCAGACGGCCGCCCAGGTGAGGGACGCGCTGGCAGTTCGCAAAGCGGAACGACCTGCCACCTTGCGCACGGTGCTGACGTGGGATCAGGGCAAGGCAATGAGCGAACACGCCAGGTTCCCCGTCGATGCGGGCGTCCACGTCTTCGATTGCGATCTGCATCGTCCTTGGCAGCGAGGCAGCAACGAGCATGCGAACGGTCGATTGCGCCCATCCTTCCCGAAAGCCATGGAGTTCGACCAGGTTGCGCAGGCGCATCTCGACACCGTCGCAGACGGCCACAACTTGCGGCCCCGGGGGGGCGCTCGACGGGCAGGCGCCAACCTAAGCGCATGGGCAGAGTCTTGCGATGACCGTTGGAAGACGCCGTCCAATTGA